One Curtobacterium herbarum genomic window carries:
- the lysS gene encoding lysine--tRNA ligase: MTDETAPATTETAVADAAALAEQETSEQRQVRLDKRERLLESGIEAYPAELPITTTIPAVRAQYAHLETGEETQDVVGVAGRIVFSRNTGKLCFASLQSGDGARIQAMVSLAEVGDESLARWKEFVDLGDHVFVHGRVISSRRGELSIMVDDWAIAAKAILPLPNLHNELNEETRVRQRYLDLIVREDARKTVRARAAVMSSLRDTFTSHEYLEVETPMLQTQHGGASARPFVTHSNAFDTELFLRIAPELFLKRAVVGGIDRVFEINRNFRNEGADSSHSPEFAMVEAYQAYGNYEQMADLTQELVQNAARAVTGGSLVVTLPDGSDYDLGGEWARLDMYESLSEASGHEITPETPLSELQALADAEGVEVAHATHGKYVEELWEHFNGDELYTPTFVMNFPVDTSPLTRQHRTRPGVVEKWDLYVRGFELATAYSELVDPVVQRERFVEQATLAAGGDPEAMRVDEEFLRALEHAMPPSGGMGMGVDRLLMAITGLGIRETILFPLVK; encoded by the coding sequence ATGACCGACGAGACCGCCCCCGCCACCACCGAGACCGCGGTCGCCGACGCCGCCGCACTGGCCGAGCAGGAGACCAGCGAGCAGCGTCAGGTCCGGCTGGACAAGCGCGAGCGCCTGCTCGAGTCCGGGATCGAGGCCTACCCGGCCGAGCTCCCGATCACCACGACGATCCCCGCGGTCCGCGCGCAGTACGCGCACCTCGAGACCGGCGAGGAGACGCAGGACGTCGTCGGCGTCGCCGGCCGCATCGTGTTCTCGCGCAACACCGGCAAGCTCTGCTTCGCCTCGCTGCAGTCCGGCGACGGCGCACGCATCCAGGCGATGGTCTCCCTGGCCGAGGTCGGCGACGAGTCGCTGGCCCGCTGGAAGGAGTTCGTCGACCTCGGCGACCACGTGTTCGTGCACGGCCGGGTGATCTCCTCCCGCCGCGGCGAGCTGAGCATCATGGTCGACGACTGGGCGATCGCGGCGAAGGCGATCCTGCCGCTGCCGAACCTGCACAACGAGCTCAACGAGGAGACCCGGGTCCGCCAGCGCTACCTCGACCTCATCGTGCGCGAGGACGCCCGCAAGACCGTCCGTGCCCGTGCGGCCGTGATGAGCTCGCTCCGCGACACCTTCACGTCGCACGAGTACCTCGAGGTCGAGACCCCGATGCTGCAGACCCAGCACGGGGGCGCCTCCGCCCGACCGTTCGTCACGCACTCGAACGCGTTCGACACCGAACTGTTCCTGCGCATCGCACCCGAGCTGTTCCTCAAGCGCGCGGTCGTCGGGGGCATCGACCGGGTCTTCGAGATCAACCGCAACTTCCGCAACGAGGGCGCCGACTCGTCGCACTCGCCCGAGTTCGCGATGGTCGAGGCGTACCAGGCGTACGGCAACTACGAGCAGATGGCCGACCTGACCCAGGAGCTCGTGCAGAACGCCGCCCGCGCGGTCACCGGCGGTTCGCTCGTCGTCACCCTGCCGGACGGCAGCGACTACGACCTCGGCGGCGAGTGGGCACGACTCGACATGTACGAGTCGCTGTCCGAGGCGTCCGGCCACGAGATCACCCCGGAGACGCCGCTGTCCGAGCTGCAGGCGCTCGCCGACGCCGAGGGTGTCGAGGTCGCACACGCCACGCACGGCAAGTACGTCGAAGAGCTCTGGGAGCACTTCAACGGGGACGAGCTGTACACCCCGACGTTCGTGATGAACTTCCCGGTCGACACCTCGCCCCTGACCCGGCAGCACCGCACCCGGCCGGGCGTCGTCGAGAAGTGGGACCTCTACGTCCGCGGGTTCGAGCTCGCCACGGCGTACTCGGAGCTCGTCGACCCGGTCGTGCAGCGCGAGCGCTTCGTCGAGCAGGCCACCCTGGCTGCCGGTGGGGACCCCGAGGCGATGCGCGTCGACGAGGAGTTCCTGCGGGCCCTCGAGCACGCGATGCCGCCGTCGGGTGGCATGGGCATGGGCGTGGACCGGCTGCTCATGGCGATCACCGGCCTGGGCATCCGCGAGACGATCCTCTTCCCCCTGGTCAAGTAG
- a CDS encoding Rossmann-like and DUF2520 domain-containing protein yields the protein MRAGRLGVGIIGAGRVGPVLGAALANAEHAVVGITAVSDAGRDRAEAMLPGAPVLGTPELVERSELVLLAVPDDQLPSLVQGLSDAGIWQPGQLVVHTSPDHGVDVLAPAMRAGAIPLAIHPAMAFTGTSIDLSRLREAYCAVTAPGPVLPIAQALVVEMGAEPFVVAEQDRPAYADAVRAAVSFSTAIVDQSAGTLSGIGVEHPGRVLGALVRSAVDNALTAADGQSAI from the coding sequence GTGAGGGCCGGACGACTCGGCGTCGGGATCATCGGCGCCGGACGGGTCGGCCCCGTCCTGGGCGCCGCGCTCGCGAACGCCGAGCACGCCGTCGTCGGGATCACCGCCGTCTCCGACGCCGGTCGCGACCGTGCCGAGGCGATGCTGCCGGGTGCGCCGGTCCTCGGCACGCCGGAGCTCGTCGAGCGGAGCGAACTCGTGCTCCTGGCCGTGCCGGACGACCAGCTGCCGTCGCTCGTGCAGGGGCTGTCGGACGCGGGGATCTGGCAGCCGGGGCAGCTCGTCGTGCACACCAGCCCGGACCACGGGGTCGACGTCCTGGCTCCGGCGATGCGTGCCGGGGCGATCCCGCTCGCGATCCACCCGGCGATGGCGTTCACCGGCACGAGCATCGACCTGTCGCGGCTGCGGGAGGCGTACTGCGCCGTCACCGCGCCCGGGCCGGTGCTGCCGATCGCCCAGGCCTTGGTCGTCGAGATGGGCGCCGAGCCGTTCGTCGTCGCCGAGCAGGACCGACCCGCCTACGCCGACGCGGTCCGGGCGGCCGTGAGCTTCTCGACCGCGATCGTCGACCAGTCCGCCGGCACACTGTCCGGCATCGGTGTCGAGCACCCCGGGCGGGTGCTCGGGGCGCTCGTCCGCTCGGCGGTCGACAACGCGCTGACGGCGGCCGACGGCCAGTCCGCGATCTGA
- a CDS encoding PH domain-containing protein: MSFRPDASMPAPPRKGDAAAAAPLTDGEWHRLHPLTPLLKGGIFLVVILGYVINNLRDQIVEVFIPGEGGPQEEGDPVRYVYEHGVVGWVLLGITVLLLVLIGLFYLSWRMHEFRVTGEIVEVRSGVVFRTHRKARLDRIQGINISRPLIPRLFGTAKLEVAQAGNDANVQLAYLGAKAADDLRQRILVLASGAKETDRPRYAGASGGVLQGRVDEFLAPELDPEAVHATRVVRVHPGRLIGSMLLSGTTVVILLLVVAIVVSISLTGQYFLLVSLFPAVIGAGGYYVRKFSKSLRYTIADTRDGIRIGFGLFSTSNETLPPGRIHAVSVAQPLLWRPFGWWDIRINRATNAGNGASRNQQVSSIVLPVGTAAEVRQVLEIILPELVGSAVVGPAASLARMREGSAEAVGVVDDSLTTSGDRGGFVHSPRRGRWLRPLSASRNGYRFVPGAVLLRLGAVWRSLVVVPLPRVQSVKVTQGPLERALRLASVHVHTVSGPVSARVGALDAGDAQRLWSGTTERAVEAAARDTSHRWRDGQEARPTAGTPGRHAQAPAPAAGPAAGPWPGQWTGAAPGAPAWLTQDGPPVWTGVPGPGAVR; this comes from the coding sequence GTGTCGTTCCGACCGGACGCCTCGATGCCCGCACCGCCGCGGAAGGGCGACGCCGCCGCGGCCGCGCCCCTGACCGACGGCGAGTGGCACCGGCTGCACCCGCTGACGCCGCTGCTCAAGGGCGGCATCTTCCTCGTGGTGATCCTGGGCTACGTCATCAACAACCTCCGCGACCAGATCGTCGAGGTGTTCATCCCGGGCGAGGGCGGTCCGCAGGAAGAGGGCGACCCGGTCCGCTACGTGTACGAGCACGGCGTCGTCGGCTGGGTGCTGCTCGGCATCACGGTGCTGCTCCTGGTGCTGATCGGCCTGTTCTACCTGTCCTGGCGGATGCACGAGTTCCGCGTCACGGGCGAGATCGTCGAGGTCCGTTCGGGCGTCGTCTTCCGCACGCACCGCAAGGCCCGGCTCGACCGCATCCAGGGCATCAACATCTCGCGGCCGCTGATCCCGCGGCTGTTCGGCACCGCCAAGCTCGAGGTCGCGCAGGCCGGCAACGACGCCAACGTGCAGCTCGCCTACCTCGGTGCGAAGGCCGCGGACGACCTGCGGCAGCGCATCCTGGTGCTCGCCTCGGGCGCGAAGGAGACCGACCGCCCCCGGTACGCCGGTGCGAGCGGCGGGGTCCTGCAGGGCCGGGTCGACGAGTTCCTGGCACCCGAGCTCGACCCCGAGGCCGTGCACGCCACTCGGGTCGTCCGTGTCCACCCGGGCCGGCTGATCGGGTCGATGCTGCTCTCCGGCACGACCGTCGTGATCCTGCTGCTCGTCGTCGCGATCGTCGTCAGCATCAGCCTGACCGGCCAGTACTTCCTGCTCGTCTCGCTGTTCCCGGCCGTCATCGGCGCCGGCGGCTACTACGTCCGCAAGTTCTCGAAGTCGCTCCGGTACACGATCGCCGACACCCGCGACGGCATCCGGATCGGCTTCGGCCTGTTCTCGACGTCGAACGAGACGCTGCCGCCCGGCCGCATCCACGCCGTGAGCGTCGCGCAGCCGCTGCTCTGGCGTCCGTTCGGCTGGTGGGACATCCGCATCAACCGGGCGACGAACGCCGGCAACGGTGCGTCCCGGAACCAGCAGGTCTCGTCCATCGTGCTGCCGGTCGGCACCGCGGCCGAGGTCCGGCAGGTCCTCGAGATCATCCTGCCCGAGCTCGTCGGCTCCGCCGTCGTCGGGCCGGCGGCGTCCTTGGCCCGGATGCGCGAGGGCTCCGCCGAGGCCGTCGGCGTGGTCGACGACAGCCTGACCACGAGCGGCGACCGCGGCGGCTTCGTGCACTCGCCCCGACGGGGCCGCTGGCTGCGCCCGCTGTCGGCCTCCCGCAACGGCTACCGCTTCGTGCCCGGCGCCGTGCTGCTCCGACTCGGTGCCGTCTGGCGCTCGCTCGTCGTCGTGCCGCTGCCGCGCGTGCAGAGCGTCAAGGTCACCCAGGGGCCGCTGGAGCGGGCGCTCCGCCTGGCCTCGGTCCACGTGCACACCGTCAGCGGTCCGGTCTCCGCCCGCGTCGGCGCGCTCGACGCCGGGGACGCGCAGCGGCTCTGGTCCGGCACCACCGAGCGGGCCGTCGAGGCCGCCGCGCGGGACACGTCGCACCGCTGGCGTGACGGCCAGGAGGCCCGACCCACCGCCGGTACGCCGGGTCGCCACGCGCAGGCGCCCGCGCCGGCAGCCGGGCCGGCAGCCGGGCCGTGGCCCGGGCAGTGGACCGGTGCTGCACCCGGCGCACCGGCGTGGCTGACGCAGGACGGGCCTCCCGTCTGGACCGGTGTCCCCGGACCGGGAGCCGTGCGGTGA
- a CDS encoding PH domain-containing protein, producing MPPQLDEPGRIDSTPADGGPAGRRLDEPGLGLHGVTWTRVSAKLVWTDLIATIVIGGVVTAGLVLIGVASGGTGGTAGLVWFVIAAVVAAITITTAALTPRRIRSIGYALRDDDLVLRRGLMWQRFTAVPYGRLQLVDVNRGPLDRVLGMSELKFVTAAASSNIRIPGIPASTADELRDRLVELAESRRAGL from the coding sequence ATGCCGCCCCAACTGGACGAACCCGGCCGGATCGACAGCACGCCCGCCGACGGCGGACCCGCCGGCCGCCGGCTCGACGAGCCGGGTCTCGGCCTGCACGGCGTCACGTGGACGCGGGTCTCGGCGAAGCTCGTCTGGACCGACCTGATCGCGACGATCGTCATCGGCGGCGTCGTCACCGCGGGCCTGGTGCTCATCGGTGTCGCGAGCGGGGGAACGGGCGGCACGGCAGGGCTCGTCTGGTTCGTCATCGCCGCGGTCGTCGCCGCCATCACGATCACCACGGCAGCGCTCACCCCGCGCCGGATCCGGTCGATCGGGTACGCGCTCCGCGACGACGACCTGGTGCTCCGCCGCGGACTGATGTGGCAGCGCTTCACCGCCGTGCCGTACGGCCGCCTGCAGCTCGTCGACGTGAACCGGGGCCCGCTCGACCGGGTGCTCGGCATGAGCGAGCTGAAGTTCGTGACCGCGGCCGCCTCCTCGAACATCCGCATCCCCGGCATCCCCGCCAGCACGGCCGACGAGCTGCGCGACCGACTCGTCGAGCTCGCCGAGTCCCGTCGCGCCGGACTGTAG